The Elaeis guineensis isolate ETL-2024a chromosome 13, EG11, whole genome shotgun sequence genome includes a region encoding these proteins:
- the LOC105032519 gene encoding BTB/POZ domain-containing protein SR1IP1 isoform X2, whose protein sequence is MSVIEIPDVPGGSEAFELAAKFCYGINFEITMENIAMLRCAAEHLEMTEDYAAGNLVNRTEDYLEEVALLSLSGAVTLLQKSEDLLPMAEKVKLVSRCIDAVAYIACKDSQFCISLRTESSHENLTSSGLQPKAIVDWWAEELTVLRIDTFQRVLMAMKARGFKQYGLGPVIMLYAQKSLRGLDIFGRERKKIDPRQEHEKRVVLETIVSLLPRERNAMSVSFLSLLLRAAVYLETTVACRLDLEKRMGLQLEQAVLDDLLIPSFSFNGDTMFDVDTVQRIFVNYLEHEVDGNHFGYNTDDDYVSSPPCDIGRVGRLMEGYLAEIASDHNLTIARFISLAELIPEQARVFEDGMYRAIDIYLKAHPSLSDMERKKVCSLMECQKLSREACAHAAQNDRLPVQIVVQVLHHEQQRRRDVMSGNFSGGESPALSQKATPFGVGYHNAPDELSRLRRENADLKLELFRMRMQLKEIEKSSGNITSAGKPPLPKKSFINSVSKKLGRLYPFMRSDSVKPPSGKRMTKPHKDRRHSIS, encoded by the exons ATGTCAGTCATTGAAATCCCAGATGTTCCCGGTGGTTCTGAAGCATTTGAATTGGCAGCAAAGTTTTGTTATGGGATAAattttgagatcaccatggagaACATTGCTATGCTTCGGTGTGCGGCGGAGCACTTAGAAATGACAGAGGACTATGCAGCTGGAAACCTAGTGAATAGAACAGAGGACTATTTGGAGGAAGTAGCATTGCTGAGCCTCTCAGGTGCAGTCACTCTCCTACAGAAATCAGAGGACCTTCTTCCCATGGCTGAGAAAGTAAAACTAGTAAGCAGGTGCATCGACGCCGTAGCCTATATAGCCTGCAAGGATAGCCAATTCTGTATATCCTTGAGGACTGAAAGTAGCCATGAGAACTTGACTTCTTCAGGATTACAACCTAAAGCAATTGTGGATTGGTGGGCAGAGGAGCTAACAGTCTTGAGGATAGATACCTTTCAAAGAGTTCTCATGGCAATGAAGGCTAGGGGCTTTAAACAGTATGGTCTTGGACCGGTAATTATGCTCTACGCACAGAAGTCTCTGCGTGGTTTG GACATATttggaagagagaggaagaaaattgATCCACGACAAGAGCACGAGAAAAGGGTAGTGTTGGAGACAATTGTCAGCCTTTTGCCGAGGGAAAGGAATGCAATGTCGGTCAGCTTTCTCTCTTTGCTTCTAAGAGCAGCAGTATATCTCGAGACAACTGTGGCTTGCCGGCTTGATCTAGAGAAGAGGATGGGCTTGCAATTAGAACAGGCAGTATTGGATGATCTGTTGATCCCTTCATTTTCCTTCAATGGTGACACAATGTTTGATGTTGATACAGTTCAAAGGATCTTTGTGAACTACCTCGAACATGAGGTAGATGGAAACCACTTTGGTTATAACACAGATGATGATTATGTTTCTTCACCACCTTGTGACATCGGGCGGGTTGGAAGGCTTATGGAGGGCTACCTTGCCGAGATTGCTTCTGATCACAATTTGACTATTGCAAGGTTCATTAGCCTTGCTGAATTGATTCCAGAGCAGGCAAGAGTCTTCGAAGATGGAATGTACAGAGCGATTGATATATACTTGAAG GCTCATCCATCTTTGAGTGACATGGAAAGGAAAAAGGTCTGCAGCTTGATGGAGTGCCAGAAGCTATCGAGAGAGGCTTGCGCCCATGCAGCTCAGAATGATAGGCTTCCGGTGCAGATAGTTGTTCAGGTGCTTCATCATGAGCAGCAACGCCGTAGAGATGTGATGAGTGGAAACTTTTCTGGTGGAGAATCTCCTGCTCTATCCCAGAAAGCAACTCCATTTGGTGTTGGATATCATAATGCCCCGGATGAGCTCTCGCGCTTGCGAAGAGAAAATGCTGACCTGAAACTGGAATTGTTCAGAATgcgaatgcagttaaaagaaatCGAAAAATCTTCAGGAAATATAACTTCTGCAGGCAAGCCTCCATTGCCAAAGAAGTCATTCATTAATTCTGTATCGAAAAAGCTTGGGCGCCTTTACCCCTTCATGCGTTCTGACAGTGTAAAACCTCCCTCCGGCAAAAGAATGACAAAGCCACACAAAGATCGGAGGCATTCAATCTCTTGA
- the LOC105032519 gene encoding BTB/POZ domain-containing protein SR1IP1 isoform X1: MLGVDQETTPPPAAISKKKQLLSTAMKRTSEWILSQEIPSDITIHAGGSTFALHKFPLVSKCGYIRRLVSEANDSNMSVIEIPDVPGGSEAFELAAKFCYGINFEITMENIAMLRCAAEHLEMTEDYAAGNLVNRTEDYLEEVALLSLSGAVTLLQKSEDLLPMAEKVKLVSRCIDAVAYIACKDSQFCISLRTESSHENLTSSGLQPKAIVDWWAEELTVLRIDTFQRVLMAMKARGFKQYGLGPVIMLYAQKSLRGLDIFGRERKKIDPRQEHEKRVVLETIVSLLPRERNAMSVSFLSLLLRAAVYLETTVACRLDLEKRMGLQLEQAVLDDLLIPSFSFNGDTMFDVDTVQRIFVNYLEHEVDGNHFGYNTDDDYVSSPPCDIGRVGRLMEGYLAEIASDHNLTIARFISLAELIPEQARVFEDGMYRAIDIYLKAHPSLSDMERKKVCSLMECQKLSREACAHAAQNDRLPVQIVVQVLHHEQQRRRDVMSGNFSGGESPALSQKATPFGVGYHNAPDELSRLRRENADLKLELFRMRMQLKEIEKSSGNITSAGKPPLPKKSFINSVSKKLGRLYPFMRSDSVKPPSGKRMTKPHKDRRHSIS; encoded by the exons ATGCTGGGGGTTGATCAGGAAACTACACCACCACCTGCTGCCATATCAAAAAAGAAACAGTTGCTCTCGACTGCTATGAAGAGAACTAGTGAATG GATACTATCCCAGGAGATCCCCAGTGATATCACCATCCATGCTGGAGGATCCACTTTTGCCTTACACAAG TTCCCTCTGGTCTCCAAGTGTGGTTATATACGGAGGTTGGTCTCCGAAGCCAATGACTCAAACATGTCAGTCATTGAAATCCCAGATGTTCCCGGTGGTTCTGAAGCATTTGAATTGGCAGCAAAGTTTTGTTATGGGATAAattttgagatcaccatggagaACATTGCTATGCTTCGGTGTGCGGCGGAGCACTTAGAAATGACAGAGGACTATGCAGCTGGAAACCTAGTGAATAGAACAGAGGACTATTTGGAGGAAGTAGCATTGCTGAGCCTCTCAGGTGCAGTCACTCTCCTACAGAAATCAGAGGACCTTCTTCCCATGGCTGAGAAAGTAAAACTAGTAAGCAGGTGCATCGACGCCGTAGCCTATATAGCCTGCAAGGATAGCCAATTCTGTATATCCTTGAGGACTGAAAGTAGCCATGAGAACTTGACTTCTTCAGGATTACAACCTAAAGCAATTGTGGATTGGTGGGCAGAGGAGCTAACAGTCTTGAGGATAGATACCTTTCAAAGAGTTCTCATGGCAATGAAGGCTAGGGGCTTTAAACAGTATGGTCTTGGACCGGTAATTATGCTCTACGCACAGAAGTCTCTGCGTGGTTTG GACATATttggaagagagaggaagaaaattgATCCACGACAAGAGCACGAGAAAAGGGTAGTGTTGGAGACAATTGTCAGCCTTTTGCCGAGGGAAAGGAATGCAATGTCGGTCAGCTTTCTCTCTTTGCTTCTAAGAGCAGCAGTATATCTCGAGACAACTGTGGCTTGCCGGCTTGATCTAGAGAAGAGGATGGGCTTGCAATTAGAACAGGCAGTATTGGATGATCTGTTGATCCCTTCATTTTCCTTCAATGGTGACACAATGTTTGATGTTGATACAGTTCAAAGGATCTTTGTGAACTACCTCGAACATGAGGTAGATGGAAACCACTTTGGTTATAACACAGATGATGATTATGTTTCTTCACCACCTTGTGACATCGGGCGGGTTGGAAGGCTTATGGAGGGCTACCTTGCCGAGATTGCTTCTGATCACAATTTGACTATTGCAAGGTTCATTAGCCTTGCTGAATTGATTCCAGAGCAGGCAAGAGTCTTCGAAGATGGAATGTACAGAGCGATTGATATATACTTGAAG GCTCATCCATCTTTGAGTGACATGGAAAGGAAAAAGGTCTGCAGCTTGATGGAGTGCCAGAAGCTATCGAGAGAGGCTTGCGCCCATGCAGCTCAGAATGATAGGCTTCCGGTGCAGATAGTTGTTCAGGTGCTTCATCATGAGCAGCAACGCCGTAGAGATGTGATGAGTGGAAACTTTTCTGGTGGAGAATCTCCTGCTCTATCCCAGAAAGCAACTCCATTTGGTGTTGGATATCATAATGCCCCGGATGAGCTCTCGCGCTTGCGAAGAGAAAATGCTGACCTGAAACTGGAATTGTTCAGAATgcgaatgcagttaaaagaaatCGAAAAATCTTCAGGAAATATAACTTCTGCAGGCAAGCCTCCATTGCCAAAGAAGTCATTCATTAATTCTGTATCGAAAAAGCTTGGGCGCCTTTACCCCTTCATGCGTTCTGACAGTGTAAAACCTCCCTCCGGCAAAAGAATGACAAAGCCACACAAAGATCGGAGGCATTCAATCTCTTGA
- the LOC105032518 gene encoding uncharacterized protein has product MSGGFLRSGGLRSHRLLLLHHSRPSLSDAFTNHPPARAYVRTHLLSSKFKKSSSHFSPASASLFASSCSSLSASASAAASFARNGFVNWYLGMIKTRPVLTKSLTSGAIFVAADVSSQMITLPPFDSLDLIRTLRMAGFGMLVSGPSLHLWFNFLSKILPKRDVLTTFKKMFIGQTLYAPIMNAVFYSVNSALQGETGAEIIARLKRDLIPTLKSGLVYWPMCDFITFRFIPVHLQPLVSNSFSYLWTIYITYMASLQKASVERISAD; this is encoded by the exons atgagCGGTGGATTCCTACGGAGCGGCGGCTTGCGATCCCACCGCCTCCTCCTTCTCCACCACTCCCGGCCTTCCCTTTCTGATGCCTTCACCAACCACCCGCCGGCGAGAGCCTACGTCCGAACCCACCTTCTATCTTCCAAGTTCAAGAAGTCCTCGTCCCATTTCTCCCCCGCCTCTGCTTCCCTCTTTGCCTCCTCTTGTTCCTCTCTCTCTGCATCTGCCTCTGCTGCTGCTTCCTTCGCTCGGAATGGGTTCGTGAACTGGTATTTGGGAATGATCAAAACTCGCCCGGTCCTCACGAAGAGCCTCACGTCGGGGGCGATCTTCGTTGCCGCGGATGTCTCTTCTCAG ATGATCACACTCCCACCGTTTGAttcccttgatttgatcagaacattGCGCATGGCTGGTTTTGGAATGCTAGTTTCGGGACCCTCATTGCATTTATGGTTCAATTTTTTGTCAAAAATACTGCCAAAGCGAGATGTTCTCACTACTTTTAAGAAGATGTTTATCGGGCAGACTTTGTATGCACCTATAATGAATGCAGTTTTCTACTCAGTAAATTCAGCATTACAAg GTGAAACTGGTGCTGAGATCATTGCCAGATTGAAGAGAGACTTGATCCCTACATTGAAAAGTGGGCTTGTATACTGGCCCATGTGTGATTTCATCACTTTCAGATTCATCCCTGTCCATCTACAG CCATTAGTAAGCAATTCATTCTCATATCTTTGGACCATCTACATCACATACATGGCAAGCTTGCAGAAGGCAAGTGTGGAAAGGATCTCAGCCGACTGA